A stretch of DNA from Cryptomeria japonica chromosome 4, Sugi_1.0, whole genome shotgun sequence:
caatgtttagtcaattgtctttaggcaacctacaaaaccaatatgtcagcagtcattttcttcttgattctttggtaggcatatgtttgattgacagattctttgacaagcatcccaAAAAACATTAATATCCCAAAAatagtttccaaaataacataaaaaataattatcaaaagaaaattctagcatgcaaactataacttaaactaatctaacaagaatttccattttttatgactatcctagttatgatagttttgatagtacttcactctgtcatttataacttttgaaccagagataatttggaaaatctctttggtgaaaatgtggaaaacttggtcttacaaaacatattaaaatttgggttagatccaacggttcaatacaAATTTAtactctccaaaccgagaccattctTGACTATCACAGAAAAatgagtaaaatgatagtcctgcactctgtcaatcataactttcaaatccaaaatctttaggaaaatcccattggtgaacctgtagaaaacgtgattttaaacaacatatcaaaaattggttgagatccaacggttaaataaacAGTTATGGGCTCCAAACCGAGACTATTTTTGACTGTCAATGAAGAATGAGTAAAATGACAGTCGTGCACTCTATCAAtcctaactttcaaacccaaaatcgTTAGAAAAATCCCTTTAGTTCACCTATAGAAAACGTGATTTTAAACAGAATAtaaaaaattggttgagatccaacagttcaataaaaagttatgatctccaaaccgagaccattgtttactgtcatagaagaacaataaaaagaaagatttttatttgcaaatttaacacatgtttattagttataaaaaccaaacattaaatttgttcgagccccacggtgggcgccagagatatgtgtgtgaaaagtgaacctgtatctgtaagcacaacacttcaatcaagtcattacatgcatggttagatagatgtaaatatgaatatgaaaaccatagcaaatcgacccattgccttctaaaagatgcgagtataagattgctttcagattatttagcaataccagtgactagacaacatcaagacaaaggatttaaactatatgaacatgatgaatgctagatggatgcaatattgatctaacaagatttaagcaatattaagctaaatgatttaatcaatatgaaataataaatatgcaatatatcaatgagtctagagcaaaaatagtataataacaatgtattctccagcctctctttgaatgagagatgagcccgaatttatagaaaattcaaaaagaaaccaacggttgagatcaaatgatgatgagcggtcaagattttccaagaggaagcacaatctaggtgaattgatgtgattggatgtttttcttagttttaaagaaaattgaactaaaattaagattaaatcaagaaaaaactgatttaaaggaaattgaactaaaattaagataaaatcaggaaaaaactaatttattatctatttcattcaattttaatatttaattgttttaattgctttctttgagattatctatcaatttttaatttattttttcaagattgtttccaattgatttattttcttaattaattcctttcttggtcaattaattccttttttgatttatttccatttttgaagatttgtgctcaattgatttatttaattgaattaattcatctttcttgttttgtttccttttttgaagatttatggcaatttgatttatttaattaaatatgctaggatatttaattaaaataaataagataattgtttaaaatgatttacttggaatgatttaattaattaaataaatatttaattaatattgagttattaattttccatgtgacatttgatgattttaggaattaattgtgtgctcaagatttatttaattgcctttggttaggactttggtgatgttgtcgagattaggggctcatggtttagatgaattGAGGTTGGAGGttaaagtaggaatactagtcataagagtagttaaaggaatagaagaattgacttgtgttggaggttATGAATAACCTAgtgtttcgacacaactcttgataagcatgacattagaatcaacaatatgtgcaatgccacacaatctatcaattccattcttatcactttgaatcatgtgtttaaggccttaaattaatggaagagcttcactattagggtattcttgggacatccattgttgaaagttatcaaattgattgtccaatgtggaaagttgatctatagaaaccctagttaaagcttcttcttcatcatgggattcatcaatggggtgaataggcacatgactAGGATGTGAAGAATTAGCAcaatcctcattaaagaagtcacccaaattaggcttcatctcctcagtaattacaccttgggaagccttaattctaatgcttcatctaatggggatatgataggtaggactaatagtggtaaaactcatacactagagggaaaacttgaattttgaaatgttcaaagcttacaaaattggttaatgcaaaatttaagaaaataatgattacacaatttgaactttgatgGGGGAAGGGGATGacataatttccaaaaatgaaaggaaattgaaaattttaaaattagggccaagggaataccacttaattttaaaatcagggtagactataattaacctcttaactttaaattttttttggaaatttgaaatgttgaattttgaaggtatttccaattctagagggatcaaaaaatgataaaatcaacccatcttttggatttaggctattaaatatagtcataacagcctcctgaaatttcgggaaaaaagccaaggaccgtggcgggaacgcacatggtccaaccaacttttttcaaaattttcagggatggatattaagatgattttaaagctaaccccccaaaaaagATGAATTTTACGACCTCTAGATTGgagaaatgaaggcacaaatgtaaaaataggaccccattagggttttgaagaaaaagaggaattgaattgcaattctaaaaaaggtcaaacctaatggatagggacaccttggaaaatgtttagaaatctgaattggaatgaaattgatttgaaatttgcacaaaatccaattaattatgaaaattaaggttttatgacctaactacttaattttaaaatttgaattttggaaaaagggggggaaattgaaaatttgaattgtaggattgaagacaaatccgagaacaatcagaaatctaaaaattaaatggaaatccaatttttgcacaagttcaagatgcttttcaaaaattaaggttttaacaagtaacctcttaattttgtagaTTTTTATTGCAAATTGAGCAAGGCTAtcaggaaattgaatttgacaatcaaaacaattttcagatctaagataaccacaagcaatttttacaaattacaagttcaattttaaatttaaaaaccagGGTtgttaatgatttaaccactaagtttgcataaatttgaaacttgtaaatgaaaaatctgcaattttgttcaaaggaaagcatgcaagacatcgggttcaccaaaatgtaatgtagaaaatatggtgaatgatggatcaagaggaaaaataccctttccctccaaggagagatgagagtttcactattgattacccttcaaacacttttcaccaaattacatttggaagaggagaggagaattcactagattcaaccttcagagATGAAGATTAAATTCtcaatgaaatgagaatgataagttgatcccctcttccttatttgaaatggaaaggaattgattgaattatgtagtatgaaagtgacaaagaattgattctaACTTTAGAtgtgaatatgggatgaagttgtgcacttggatctagtaGTAATATTGTGAGACAAAGATGtcatgcgaatttgaggaaaagttgcccggaccgtggcgggaacgtacatggtcctccaaaaaatctgcgaaacgaaaagggtttttatgCCTCTATAAATGGAGCCTGAATCAGAAAGtatagctgcacacctgcaacctacacatagaaaagagaggaaaatgggttgggattgggggtttgcctttaggtcaatccctagttttggaattaaccaagtaatgaaagaaagtacttgcaagtagctgtaaatgaaagactgaattgtaagtcacctcaagggaggttgtgatagaaatgcttgtgtggagttgaatgttagaatcaatctcctctttaatggttgaatccttgactcgaatgcaacacctagccttgaaaggagacttgagaatgctcaatgctggaaaagaatgcttgaattctcttggaTGCTCGATCacttatgcaacatgaccttatccAAATttcaccttatgcaaatgagaggaaaaatgccccttaaatacatgttactagatttgattttcatcacaggctgaCATCAGGGGTGTTTcacgcccaatgcacaaccaaaaatgcaaccctaggaagggtcctgctcCAAAATAGGGCATGGATAGGGGTGTCACgcccctatcttgggaggacaggggcaccacacccctgtcaaAGGGGGGACAATGACGCCACGCcattgtcctacccctttctctagggcagagtgcaaaagaggtgatgcagaggccaagaaagaagttgtttctaaGGGTTGAGTAGTCTTCGGTCggtctttgatcaggctagaggattcaatctcgtgtgtgtgaggaccctaatgcaataaaaaattgctaaggtcgcaattttatgacactacacctttatttttatctccctttttaattctaaaagggttatttcattactttatcttctcttggagaaatagtcacataacttgttgtaagcaaaTTCCACTTGTGGTAAGATCAGATCCCATTCCTTGGGTTTCTCTCCTACCAAGCATCTTAATAGGTTACCCAAACTGCTATTCACTACTTCAATCCACCCATGTGTCTGTAGATGGTGTGCATAACTGAACTTTAATTTTTTCTTCAACTTCttccacaaggtcctccaaaagtatccaacaaatTTGGTATCACAATCTAAAATAACTTTTTGGAAAACCATGAAGTTTAACcacctccttgaagaacaaattaaCAATGTGGACAACATCATTGGTCTTCTAACATggaatgaaatgtgccatcttcaaAATCCTATCAACCACCACAAAAAATGAAGCATTCCCTCTCTGTGTCCTGGTAAACCAataacaaaatccatactgatatcTTCTCATGGTCTCTCAAGTACAGGTAATGGTTGATACAACCTTGTATTTTGGCTTACTCCTTTTTCCCTCTAGCACACTcaacaactctgcacaaatttcttcACATCCCATGATAACTCAGGCCAATAATAATGTTCACTGATGATGGCAATGGTCTTATCCTGGCTAGAGTGTCCTGCAATCCCTCCACTATGCTTATCTTTAATTAAATTATCCCTCAGGGAACTCCTTGGAATGCATAACTGGCTTCCCTTGAACAAAATATCATCCCGGATTATGAAATCTAGCCACTTTGTCCTGTCTAAAGTAACAAGCTCCTTGCAATCTTTCCAAGCCTCTGCAAAATCAAGATCCTCAAGATACAATGCTTTGAGTTCATTGAATCCAACCACTTCAAATTGCATTTCTGTCTACAAAATTttccttctacttaaggcatctgcaactttgttagacctcccacttctatgcttcaaaataAAAGTGTAGCTCTACAAAAACTCCACCCATTTCAAATGTGTTTGATTCATTTTTCCTTGACTATTGAGGTACTGCAATGCTTGATGATCAATATAAAAATCAAAATCTTTCAACAAcagataatgtctccatttttttaaTGCCTGAAGTATTGtgtaaaattcttgatcataaacaaaatatttcttctttgcatcatttagCGTTTCACTGAAATATACAATGGGCCTACCTTCCTGGCTCAATACAGCTCCAATGACATTACTACTAGCATCCCAATCCACTTGAAACACCTTATTGAAATCTGGAAGGGCTAAAACAGGTTGCTCTATCACCttcttcttcaacaaatcaaaactctTTGTGACTCCCATACTCCACCCGAATTCTTTCCTATCCCCTCTAATTGTTTCAGTCAGGGGTGCACAAATGCTAGTGAAGTTTCTAATGAACTTCACATAAAAACTAGCCAAACCATGGAAATATCTCACCTTAGTAGTAATCCTTGGGGTAGACCATTCCAGAATAGCCTTCACCTTCCGCGGGTCCATTTTAAGACCTTTTGCTGAGACAACAAACCCCAAGTACACTAACTCCTTCACAAAAGTACACTTCTTCAAattaatcaaacatttcttctctcTCAACTTCTCAAAAACTGTACAAATATGTATCAAATGCTCCTCCAATGTCTTGCTGAAAATTAAAATACCATCaaggtacacaataacaaacttacccaaaaattcTTTCAATACCTCGTTCATGAGCCGCATGAATGTGCtcggtgcattggttagcccaaaaggcatgactaaccaATCATACAAGCCTTCTTTGGTTTTGAAGGTGatcttccactcatccccttctCTAATCTGGATCTGGTGATAtgcactcttcaaatcaatctttgtgaAGTACTTCGCTCCACTCAAGTAGTCCATAAGGTTATCTATCTTCAACAGGGGAAATCTCTACTTGATTGTTATCTTGTTTATGGCCCTGGAGTccgtacacatcctccattctccattcttctttggtGCTAGTACTACAGGTACCACACATGGACTCAGGCTCTCTTAGatcaatccttttctcaacaatacttGAACCTGTCaattcaactcttcattttctgcTGGAGTCATTCTATGGGCTGCCTTATTTGGAAAACTAGCTCTAGGGATCAATTCAATCTGATGACTGATCTTCCTCACAGGTGGTAAACCCATAGGTACATTATCAGACATAATTtcttgaaactcattcaacaaaccaGAAACTTCTACGGGAACCTCTACACTAGCTTCTTTATCCACCCTCATAATTAGTGCAAAACACATAGATTCATGTTTCATGccattcaaaaaatttcttccatcAAAAAAACATATTCTGGCATAACTACATATGTTTTCTTGCACTTCTTTCAGGGGCTTCAACTTATGGAAAACTCCATCCTTTGTTAGGGTATATGTATTGGCATGACCATCATGTACAAAACACCTATTGAACTGCCATGGCCTCCCTAATGACATGTGACATGGATCCATAGGTATGATGTCACAAAGTACCTCATCATGATCACTTTCAATCTTGAATTTCACCAAACATCGTTCATTGGCCAAAACTTTGTGGTCATTCTACAACCAGGCTATCCGATATGGCTGCAGATGTGTTTCTCTCTTCGGCTTCAACTTTGTAACCATTTCTTTAGACACCAAATTATCAGTTTTCCCACTGTCAATAATCACATTACAATAATTATCCTTACATTTTCATCTGGTGCAAAATAAACTCTGCCTTTGATCTAGTTCTTTCACCTCATTCATCAGTGTTCTCCTGATAACTAGGGATTCtcccctttctgcatcatcataatgTTCTAATTGAGGTTCCTCATTTGCATGCACAACTCGTGCATGGCCTTCATTTCTTCTGCTTGTCCTTCCTTTGCGTTGAGGACATTCAAAGGCTCTATGCCCTTCTTCACCACATTGGAAACATGTTCCTCTAAAACCTCCTCTCTCAAACCCTTGTCTaggccttcctcttcctcttcctctctattCATCATGATCTAATCACGTGGGTGATATAAATTATCACCCCTCTGATTTTGACTGGGACCcacttcatcatttttctttttttttttcatttcggCTTACAAAGGATTTTCCACCGCCTCTGCCACCTTGGGCTTTTCCTTTTTTCTTGCCTTTGAATCTCTTATTTAGATTGTCTTCAACCTTTAAGTAAAATTGATATGCTTCTTCAATACTCGCCATTCTGACCAGACTCAGCTCTTTTTAAATACTTGGTCTAAACCCATTTAGATAACGGGCAACTTTTTCCTTGTTGGCCTCTACATGGCCTgttctaataattattttatagAATTCTTCCGTGTACTCCTTCACACATTTTCTTCCTTGCTTTAGCCCTTGTAATTTCTTCAGCAAATCCAACTCATAGTCCGTAGGAATGAACTATTTCTTTAGCTTATCAACCATGCAATCCCATCTAGTTATCTTTCCCTTTCCTCTCTGATTTCTATCTAGCTGGACCTCTTCCCACCAGATATTTGCATTACCTTTCAGCTTTGTATTTGCAAACTTAACCTGATCTGGGTCCTCTATCTCCTCATACTCAAAATATTCCTCCAGTTCATTGATCCAATCAATTAGCTTTTCTGGGTTCAAATtcccaaaataattttaaaattcacTTTTGGGTCTCTTCCCAATCTGAGAACTCAACAATCGGGTCTAATCCCCATCTATTGCTTCTTCCGATTCACTTGAGGATGACTCTTCAACCTCTCCTTCATCATCACTTTCTCCTCTCCTTAGATTAAACCCTCTTCTCAACTCTTCTTGTAGTGCATCAATCTGTCTCTGGAGGGCtctcaaaccctcatttgccaaagcaTTTCTTCCGCCAACATTTCTGGCACCATGCGTCACTCTTGGAGGCATCTTGAACATGATCCCACAATTACAGATCCTGGTATGAACTGCCTCACATTTGGCAATCTGTTCACACACTAAAGAACAacccgctttgataccacttgatgagggaACAACCCGAGAAatagaaaaacacaacaaattgCAATAAAAGAGACACAagagatattattattattatctgaaAACTATCTGCAATATATGCATACATGCAAATAAGAGGAATAAACCTCACAAGCTGCAATACAACAACTTACAGAGTTTTCTGGGAAACCCTTACAATCTAAAACACAACTCTCGAACTCACTCTTCAAAAAAAACTCACATCCCAAAAACTCAATCACCAGTTTCCTCAATGAGTTCTAAATAGCCTTTTTCCAACTTGGAGCCAAAATTACCATTTGGCGAACAAATGCCAAAactagggaaaactttaagaaacccccccttggacaaggtgtaaaaacctggtgaaagttgtataatttcgaagaaaattttaattttacgggcgaatttttgcagtttacggagaaaaataataatctccattggtgaattaggcatgatcgctcaaagtttgtgaaaaatcctggtgaattgtactatttttaaaacccaaaaaataattgcatgggcgaattgtaatgtttttaaaaccagaaaaaatatttgcattggcgatttcaacctattttcaaaccataaaaataaaatattggcgatttcaagctattttcaaaccataaaaaaaaaatattggcgatttcaagctattttcacaccataaaaataaaatattggtgatttcaagctattttcaaaccattaaaaaaaatattggcgatttcaagatattaactttaagtaattaaaacacgtggcacacagttgtcaactctctgcctggaagactgcccattagaaaatcttgcgacctagcgacaagcccttacgactctctctatctccaactcgcaagctgaaaatgctaagcctttgtaacctcgagatctagcgactgagggaaactgaactggcacctgccaattctcgaccacaaatgttaagtccttgtcaccgcagcgacttggagatagtggtaactttaacccttgtcacgtacttgccaacataaaactgtttatctcttaactgctagcacttcactcacaagctcacggcttgatcaggtcttcaaacatttaacttcgtgagctggcgataaccattaagcttagccacaaactgtctagtcgctagcttgtGACctaaaaaatgctaacattaaaaaaacatgagagctagtgacaactgtTTGAAATGAGTTACTTactaactctcacggctataatgtatgacttcagaccaactcaagacctcgcgaccaaagcaatttcactaacaatctccagttcggtaacataaaatgctaacacccaaaaagctggagacctcgcgatgtaaacccaaaccaacttgtcaccagctcgcgacttgatcacgtcttcagacattttacctcgcgagctagcgataaccataaaacttaaccacaaactatctgtagacgtataaaaatgaccatattcctaaatgaatattttatgttcatttctctatttaattaaatccaatttaattaaattacccgtattcctctatttaattaagtaaattactcaattaaattcactataccatttaataggataaattcattttattcaattaaagcccctgtccactttttaattaaattcaaatttaattaaaatggttatcctaaattaaataaatctaatttatttaattgcaaccaaattaaaataaagcaatttattttaatgaattctattttccctcacccacttgcaaaaatcctacacctcccacttgcatcctaaccctctttctaacctcttctagattcttctaaacttgattaattaacccaaacccatccattatcccctttccctaaatttgaggacgtcacttctcaaatttggagtaaagtcttcaaaaggcattaaagcctttatccattcaacaagctaacttgttgaatacccccaaatttggaaggactcttacaaatttgtccccaaagtcttcataaccattaatggttaactcaaccctcatacatggttaaagaatttcttctaactcaacctccatgtaacccaagggtctcatcaagcatttattgctttgaccatggttatccttaaacctttgcacaagagtttatcctttgggtaagagctttatccattggataaccctaacttaaccttaacccttaacccctagggtaaccatgaggtcttctcaagcatttaatgcttcttacatctcctctcaaccagccttatgttgacaattgtcaccatttcattggtgccaattgcaagcatggattcccaactttcaaacttagcccttgattaactctttcaatcctggccatccattgccctatttttgctataaatagagctctcattcctccattttcagatcatccaagtctttagcatcactcttatactaaaatccatccaagctttgaatatcattttatgctcatcatttagcttctcttttaataggaattaatctaaatatgcaaatttagactatgttccttatcatttagcttaatcatagactaatatagtatgctaagaTAGTATTgtttgctaatcttgtcatcttataaactagtttattgcatttatagaatcatgcatagcttaggatgcatttcatcttaaaaatcaacaaaagcatccctcgttcttgcatttgtcatccctaaaccattttgcccagtgatctaagagcaaaaacattggtttgagggaccttgtgagatagagaaccatggaaccatccttgggaagctgagccatacttcatgactccatagcttgcaccaagaagtcctgtgggtgtgtgagcaaggctccctagagctccattttttgCATCTTGAGTTCTATCAACCTACTTTTCCCGCATACGCTATCTGGTCGCaagctcgcaacctaaaatttttaaggcttggattcTGACTCGttcttgagggactagtttgaaggtttctcttgagtcgaggttgattagacaagcgaggacgacgGTTTCAGatgcataaaaggatttgatagcttctgagttagagatgggagatcatggatttacctgagaaataagagcttaggttgcttgttgtcagggattctgaagcagaatttgtccaatcaaggaggaattaaatcagaacaaaatcattcacaatagatgagccttagcaggttacagtggatttgataggcatgacttgtagagtctacagtcatgttgaaaaataccaaaatgatgatttttcacgtgaatgagcatcaccaaatgaagtgtgaaaatgttataaatacaatggagtggtgacttaattggtagaagagaaactcagaaaagaaacctttttcattttttgagagtggttttttcctcagaaaggaatatgatgtttgagtaggatcgtgcatggagttgttgtgtgctttgtgataccggatgggtgtttttttgtgttCTTCTATGCGAGTTTGTtgattgtcagaggggttgtgaaagtgagaaggattgctagagggggtgtgaaagccttttcttgtcaagaaaggctaagcatggcacatcctctgcttctactctgccataggatggcaaggggtttgaagaaggagcccatagaggaatgaaagaaggatttgtttggg
This window harbors:
- the LOC131874855 gene encoding uncharacterized protein LOC131874855, which produces MQFEVVGFNELKALYLEDLDFAEAWKDCKELVTLDRTKWLDFIIRDDILFKGSQLCIPRSSLRDNLIKDKHSGGIAGHSSQDKTIAIISEHYYWPELSWDVKKFVQSC